The stretch of DNA TGACTTCCGTTAATGGGCGGCCGCTATGGTATAAATGAAGTGGAGGTTTGGATGACTTCCGGCTTCATTCTCCCCCAGTCGTACAATGCCCAAGCTCACGTTCATCAAGTCTAAGCCAAAGTTGGGGGACGAGTCCATTTCATCGCCGCCATCACCGCCCGCGCCGGCGACGAAACTGCACAGATTTCCTGGCAAAGTGGCCAAGAAGGTTAAAAAGCAGCTTTGGCGCATCGATGAAATGCTGCACCACGTGACGCATACCAAACACGAGCCGGGGCACAAACACGAGACTCAAGTCGTCCAGCTCAGCGGCCGTAAGAGAACGATCTctgcctcctccacctcctccacacCCGCCAAGTTCATCCGCGCCTTCcttccctcctctccctcctcctttcGCAGTACACGCACCTGGAGCTCCAAGTACGTTCGTGAAGTCGACAGCGATCAGCTCAGCTCTACTTCTTCAGAACACCTGCCAGCCTTTACGCTTCACCCCTCGCCGTTAGACTCCTCTATGGCCGAGGAACAGCGCGAGGTTCCACAAGAACTGAAGTCTGTCGAGGAAACTCCTGCTAAACCAAACCCAATTTTTGCCAGCCCTCCAACAGTGTATGTAGCACCAGAGACTCCCGATCCCTTCTtggttgatgaagaaggtGACGCTCTCTCTGATGAGGACGATGGTACTGCCCGGGGTACTGCTTCTCCAGCAACTGTATCTCCTGCACACAATGTTCCCCTCGATCTACCGACGACGCCTTCTCCAGACCCAGATCATGCCCAACGACAACGACCGCCTACATCCCCTCTTCCCGATGTCAACAAGGAAGTCCCACCTACACCGTTGACAGACagtgaggaagaggaagaggaagtgcCTGATATTTATGTCCCGACTCTCATTGTTCCAACCATGTTCTTGCCAATACCGAATGTACGCCTTCAGTTTTCCTCCAACCATTTGACATGGTGGTTACGCAGAAATTTAATGTACAATACTTGTATTAGACCGACCCTTTGACTACTCTCCTCAACAAATATATTTATCCACCAGAGAAGCGTCCCGCGCGAGATTTAACTGGAGAATGGCAAACAAATGATTTCCATACGTTGGTCGTGAGTAGGCCCCCGTTGACCATCTGAGAATATAACCGATGAAT from Psilocybe cubensis strain MGC-MH-2018 chromosome 7, whole genome shotgun sequence encodes:
- a CDS encoding Trafficking protein particle complex subunit 12 produces the protein MPKLTFIKSKPKLGDESISSPPSPPAPATKLHRFPGKVAKKVKKQLWRIDEMLHHVTHTKHEPGHKHETQVVQLSGRKRTISASSTSSTPAKFIRAFLPSSPSSFRSTRTWSSKYVREVDSDQLSSTSSEHLPAFTLHPSPLDSSMAEEQREVPQELKSVEETPAKPNPIFASPPTVYVAPETPDPFLVDEEGDALSDEDDGTARGTASPATVSPAHNVPLDLPTTPSPDPDHAQRQRPPTSPLPDVNKEVPPTPLTDSEEEEEEVPDIYVPTLIVPTMFLPIPNTDPLTTLLNKYIYPPEKRPARDLTGEWQTNDFHTLVTSAECTNLFNVLNGIEPLEAREYVFERILPFELEVMYARLKYWAGDHMGYLDALYALLKKCREKCRQSGNDETLVPMWKERGGRVCLIIASQMVEMKEITAAAKLLEPLCQQGDISSPPLRSAVARIYLQGGNVQMAAKHFALVEADPTADETLRNMNAAMLASAQGQWTDASDVLQKILEDDANNFAAINNLSVALLSQGKLKEGIEVLEKALRTSPSSVVVAEPFLFNLSTLYELRATSGLEKKKQLLVEVAKWSGDGLRTNSLKMPAN